A window of Dickeya zeae NCPPB 2538 contains these coding sequences:
- a CDS encoding ABC transporter ATP-binding protein, which produces MLLEVRQVEKSYWQTHGHFFRKRERKVIKPLSFSLAPGECLGIVGESGGGKSTLARLICGLEQPDRGRVLLAGEPVSSAQNRKHRISAVFQDYTSSINPLMTVYQALSEPLRLQETLHRAEQDHRITELLALAGLAPSLRERYIHELSGGQIQRVCICRAVATQPQLLVLDEAISALDVSSQVQILDLLIALQKRINLACLFITHDIQAAAYLCHRVMFFREGEMVESCAVNALPNVSHPYAQRLLQSVMTFR; this is translated from the coding sequence ATGTTGCTGGAGGTCCGGCAGGTTGAAAAAAGTTATTGGCAAACGCACGGTCACTTTTTCCGTAAACGAGAGCGTAAAGTGATAAAACCGCTGTCGTTCTCGCTTGCGCCGGGCGAATGTCTCGGTATTGTCGGTGAAAGCGGCGGCGGGAAAAGTACGCTGGCGCGCCTGATTTGTGGGTTGGAGCAGCCGGATCGGGGACGTGTGTTGCTGGCGGGCGAACCGGTTTCCTCTGCCCAAAACAGGAAGCACCGTATCAGCGCGGTGTTTCAGGATTACACCTCGTCGATTAACCCGCTGATGACGGTGTATCAGGCATTATCCGAGCCGTTGCGGCTACAGGAAACCCTCCATCGTGCCGAACAGGATCACCGAATCACCGAATTGCTGGCATTAGCCGGGTTAGCACCGTCGTTACGCGAGCGCTATATCCATGAGCTGTCGGGCGGTCAGATCCAGCGCGTGTGCATTTGCCGCGCGGTGGCAACTCAGCCCCAGTTATTGGTGCTGGATGAGGCCATCAGCGCGCTGGATGTCTCTTCTCAGGTACAGATTCTGGATTTGCTCATCGCGTTGCAAAAACGCATTAATCTTGCCTGCCTGTTCATTACGCATGATATTCAGGCGGCGGCGTATCTGTGCCATCGCGTGATGTTTTTCCGTGAGGGGGAAATGGTTGAAAGCTGCGCGGTTAATGCATTGCCCAACGTCTCCCACCCTTATGCGCAACGCTTGTTGCAGTCGGTCATGACCTTTCGTTGA
- a CDS encoding MarR family transcriptional regulator codes for MNSNHNSALCQIGLLIHLSNQFKDHLLNEYFADSEITAPQFKVLISIYKGVTSPIEVSKNVMMDGGALSRMIERMAKRELLIRQSHPSDKRQVILALTEKGREICQQFEQEGMQVLPAKITARLTPEETEQLKRLLTKMLPDDVVARYLPY; via the coding sequence ATGAATAGTAACCACAACAGCGCGCTTTGCCAGATAGGTTTGCTTATCCACCTGTCGAATCAGTTTAAAGATCACCTGCTCAATGAGTATTTTGCTGACAGCGAAATCACTGCTCCACAGTTCAAGGTCTTGATCAGTATCTATAAAGGGGTGACCAGCCCGATAGAGGTGAGCAAAAACGTGATGATGGACGGTGGCGCGCTGAGCCGCATGATTGAGCGGATGGCGAAGCGGGAATTGCTTATCCGTCAGTCTCACCCCAGTGATAAACGGCAGGTGATTCTGGCGTTGACGGAAAAAGGGCGGGAAATCTGCCAGCAGTTTGAACAGGAAGGGATGCAGGTTTTGCCGGCGAAGATTACTGCTCGCCTGACGCCTGAGGAAACGGAACAACTGAAACGGCTGCTAACCAAGATGCTGCCGGATGATGTGGTGGCGCGCTACTTGCCTTACTGA
- a CDS encoding helix-turn-helix domain-containing protein, protein MMLSTMPSMVRFTTELVGWIENHLESPLMINDVTAKSGYSKWHLQRLFKKETGVSLGTYIRNRRLSKAAVELKLTSQTVQDVALRYCFDSQQSFTRTFKKRFGMSPGHYRRTSFWDFSNLQPSLGAGTDWLPIPELVNLPLRPVETSSFEHSQNIDDFIAGNDISHRVRWWEQVSQQHDGDDVVIYSFSTVTPDENRVNRHVRVTYQMSTLDRHERILADDVDSQAQTSDGRYLRFAFSGDEQEYKSFLKAIYHHILPGQDYTHVNGGVLEIIRCRKDENGKIDTGYFEVEYYAPFDRK, encoded by the coding sequence ATGATGTTATCAACGATGCCATCGATGGTGAGATTTACCACTGAGCTGGTTGGCTGGATAGAAAACCATCTTGAAAGCCCACTGATGATTAATGACGTCACCGCGAAATCGGGTTACAGCAAATGGCATTTGCAGCGTTTGTTTAAGAAGGAAACCGGCGTTTCGCTGGGAACCTATATCCGCAATCGGCGCCTGAGCAAGGCGGCGGTTGAGTTAAAGCTCACCAGCCAAACCGTTCAGGATGTGGCGTTACGTTATTGCTTTGACTCCCAGCAGTCGTTTACCCGCACCTTCAAAAAGCGTTTTGGCATGTCGCCGGGTCATTACCGCAGAACCTCGTTCTGGGATTTCTCCAATCTGCAACCGTCATTAGGCGCGGGCACCGACTGGTTGCCGATCCCCGAACTGGTTAATTTACCGCTAAGGCCGGTGGAGACGTCTTCATTTGAACACTCGCAAAATATTGATGATTTTATCGCGGGGAATGACATTTCACACCGTGTCCGCTGGTGGGAGCAGGTAAGCCAGCAGCATGATGGCGACGATGTGGTCATTTATTCCTTTTCGACCGTGACCCCGGACGAAAATCGGGTTAATCGCCATGTGCGCGTGACATACCAGATGAGTACGTTAGACCGGCATGAACGCATTCTGGCTGATGACGTTGACAGTCAGGCGCAAACGTCAGACGGCCGTTATTTACGCTTCGCCTTTTCCGGTGACGAACAGGAGTATAAATCGTTTTTGAAAGCGATTTACCATCACATCCTACCCGGCCAGGACTATACCCATGTTAATGGTGGCGTGCTGGAGATCATTCGGTGCAGGAAAGATGAAAACGGCAAAATAGATACCGGGTATTTTGAAGTGGAATACTACGCGCCGTTTGACCGGAAATAA
- a CDS encoding DUF2501 domain-containing protein, producing the protein MTVIKRAVNMAGIAALMAVSGYVQAASWQDSLSSAASQLSQHNASDGNASGLGSLLSSDASSLSAGSMHNAAGILQYCIKQKLVAATNTENIKNQLMSKLGLASQPEQKKPTDYMQGLSGLLKTGEGKQIDLNAIGNSPLAEKVKTKACDIVLKQGVKFIS; encoded by the coding sequence ATGACAGTAATCAAACGAGCAGTGAACATGGCGGGTATTGCCGCCCTGATGGCAGTTTCTGGTTATGTTCAGGCGGCCAGCTGGCAAGATTCGCTTTCCAGCGCGGCCAGCCAGTTAAGCCAGCATAATGCTTCGGATGGCAATGCCAGCGGGCTTGGCAGCCTGCTCAGCAGTGATGCGAGCTCGCTGAGTGCTGGCAGCATGCATAATGCGGCGGGTATTTTGCAATACTGCATAAAACAGAAACTGGTTGCGGCCACGAATACCGAAAATATCAAGAATCAGTTGATGAGCAAGCTGGGGCTGGCTTCTCAACCGGAACAGAAAAAACCGACAGATTATATGCAAGGATTGTCGGGTTTGTTAAAGACCGGTGAGGGAAAACAGATTGATCTGAATGCGATTGGCAACAGCCCACTCGCGGAAAAGGTCAAAACCAAGGCGTGCGATATCGTCTTAAAGCAAGGCGTGAAATTCATTTCCTGA
- a CDS encoding DUF1971 domain-containing protein, translated as MQRIVIPAHYIHTRTTPFWTKETAPASIWQRHLDAGTRQGVYPRLCVMQGTIRYYGYADETSPDPVDTLTIEAGQFGVFPPETWHRIEALSDDTLFNVDFYVDPKILIEG; from the coding sequence ATGCAACGAATCGTCATACCCGCTCATTATATTCACACGCGAACCACACCATTTTGGACAAAAGAAACTGCCCCCGCGTCTATTTGGCAACGTCATCTGGATGCCGGAACCCGGCAGGGCGTTTACCCACGGTTATGCGTGATGCAGGGGACTATCCGCTATTACGGTTATGCGGACGAAACCAGTCCGGATCCTGTTGATACGCTGACGATTGAGGCCGGGCAGTTTGGTGTCTTCCCGCCAGAAACGTGGCACCGTATAGAAGCGTTATCCGATGACACGTTATTTAACGTCGATTTTTATGTTGATCCTAAAATTTTAATCGAAGGGTAA
- a CDS encoding flavin reductase family protein has product MKKNVKLNSFYYGFPVFLVTTIDTSNGSTNISPVSSSISLGDKIIIGISKGSKTHSNLLSGSDVVINIPDYNLWDKVEALGKLTGGETLSESQIKWGVQVCHDKFAQTGLHTEKATRVAPPRVVECPIQAECKTVSTTDKGRFILAELDILSVWVENHLLGQNDVIDSSKWKPLIYNFREYDTTGDALGFNFKYGH; this is encoded by the coding sequence ATGAAGAAGAACGTAAAATTAAATTCGTTTTATTATGGATTCCCGGTATTTCTCGTCACCACAATAGATACCAGCAATGGGAGCACCAATATTTCCCCAGTATCGTCATCCATTTCACTGGGGGATAAAATTATTATAGGCATTAGCAAAGGGAGTAAAACTCACAGTAACTTGCTGTCAGGTTCTGACGTCGTCATCAATATTCCTGATTATAATCTGTGGGACAAAGTGGAAGCACTCGGCAAGCTGACGGGAGGAGAAACACTTTCCGAAAGCCAAATAAAATGGGGCGTTCAGGTCTGTCATGATAAATTTGCCCAGACCGGACTTCATACGGAAAAAGCCACCCGCGTCGCACCACCACGCGTGGTTGAATGTCCGATTCAGGCGGAATGTAAAACCGTAAGCACAACGGATAAAGGCCGTTTTATACTCGCAGAGCTCGATATTCTGAGCGTGTGGGTGGAAAACCACCTCCTGGGTCAGAATGATGTTATCGATTCATCAAAATGGAAGCCGCTGATCTACAACTTCCGTGAATACGATACCACCGGCGACGCATTAGGCTTTAATTTTAAATACGGGCATTAA